Genomic segment of Sodaliphilus pleomorphus:
TCGTTGTGACTTGGCGTCACGAGTATCGACACGATGTTGATAACCAGCAAGATGACGGTGGCGATGAGGGTGACCAGAAACTGGCGATACAGGTCCTCGATGGCCGACAGCCTGATGATGTGGGTGTAGCTGCGCGACAGGTAGGTGACCAGGAAGTAGACCAGCAACATGATGCCCATGTTGCCGAAGAAAACGAGCGGATGCCCCACGCTGGTACCCGTGATCACATCGGGAAGGGATACAAGGGTATAGGACGATGCTACAATGATCAGGTCGGCAAGGAGAATGAGCCACCTGGGGGCCGTCTTGAGCCTGGCTGCCCGCATCCACTTGGTGTATAATACTTTGTTAAACAATGCGCTCACAACGATATGGTTATTTAAATACTATTTTTTCGTTACGTCGTTTCTATATTGACTGCGATGCCTGTGCATTGAAAAATGGGGGGCATCGATATTGGACTGCAAAGTTATCGCTTTTCTTTGAAATCTCAAACGCGCAGCTGGTTTATTTTTTTAGCCGCCACGCCATTGCTTTGTTTCTGATGAAGTGGTGATTATTAGGTTATTTTTGGTCAATTAGTGGTATTTAATGAAAAAAAATTACATTATTCGAAATTTGTTTCCTAATTTTGCTGCATTATTTTTTTTGCTTATTGCGCAGTCATATTGCGACAACTGGAGTTTGTCGCGATGAAAATGCAAATTTAAATGAGATATTCTATGAAGGGAAAGTCCCTTGCTTTAACATTGGGTGTGTGCAGCCTGTTGCTGCTGTCTTCGTGCATAAAAGACGAGCCGCTCAACGCCGAGTGCGACATTGAGCAGGTGGTGATACACTGTCCCGATGCCTCGACGGTGTTCTACAGCCTGGCCGACACAAGCCAGACGGTGCTCTACACCGACAGCACCATCGTCTTCAATGTGCGCCGCAACGCCGACTTGAAACAGGTTACGCCCGAGTTCAAGGTCACGCCAGGCGCCACTGTCGAGTCCTTGGGCGGGACGCCCGACTTTGAGACCGACAGCCTGGCCCGCTACCGCGTCACCTCGCAAGACGGCAACTGGCACCGCTACTACACGCTGCGCTTCAACCGCGTGGCGCGCACTGTGAGCGACACGGTGTGCTTCGACTTTGAGAACTATGAGCTCGAGGCCAAGTCGCGCAAGTACTATGTGTGGCACAACGTGCTGGGTCTGGACTGGGCTTGCGGCAACGGCGGCTTCAAGTTGAGCATGCCCAGTGCCCGCCCCGAGGCCTATCCCACGGTGCCCGTGCCCGATGGCTACGACGGTGCCGCGGTCAAGCTCACCACGCTCAGCACCGGGGCTTTCGGTGCCATGGCTGGCAAGCGCATTGCCGCCGGCAACCTGTTTTTGGGCACTTTCGACGTGGAGAATGCCCTCAAAGATGCCTTGTCGGCCACCCGCTTCGGCGTGCCGTTCGACAAGAAGCCCGTCAAGGTCACAGGCTACTACAAGTACACTCCCGGGCCCACTTTTCAAGACAAGTCGGGGGGCGCGATTGCTGGCCGTGTCGACAGTGCATCGGTCTATGCGGTGTTCTATCTCAACCACGATGCCAGCGGCAAGGCCGTGATGCTCAATGGTGCCAATGTGACCTCGAGCAGCAGCATTGTGGGCTTTGCCCGCCTCAACCCGGTGACGCCCACCAGCGAGTGGACCTATTTTGAGATGGTTTTCAAGTTTAACAAAGATATCGACTACCAGCTGCTCGACAACATGGGCTACAACCTCACCATTGTGTTCTCGTCGAGTGTGCTTGGCGACCAGTTTATGGGCGCAATAGGCAGCGAGCTGCAGGTCGACAAGGTGAGATTAATCTGTACTAAAGAGGAATGATGACAATGAAATCGGTTGTTTTAGCTATCCTGTTGTTGCTCGTCGCCTCGACGAGTGCACGGGGCGAGGATTTCTTGCACCGCGGCATCTTGAAGGGCACCGAGTATTACGGCTTTGCAGGCTACGAGGTGGGTGGCAGTGCCCCCACGAGCATGCCGGCCTCCATTCGCGGTGTCAACAAGTTGAGCCTCACGCCCAACTTGATTGCCGGCTTCCAGATGGAGAAACCATTGACCGGCCGCATAGGCCTGCAACTGGGCTTGCAATTTGAAAACAAGGGCATGACGGTCGACTCCCGGGTCAAGAATTACCACGTGGCAGTGGAGCGCGGCGGTGAGACCCTCGAGGGCCAGTTTACTGGCAATGTCAACGTGCACGCCACCGAGTGGATGTTTACCGTGCCCCTGATGGCTACCTACAAGGTGGGCAAGGTGCATCTCAAGGCAGGCCCCTATGTGAGCTACTTGACCAGCTGCGACTTCCACGGCTGGGCCTACAACGGCTACCTGCGCGAGGGCGACCCCACCGGGGCCAAGGTGCAGCTGGGCGAGACCGAGGCCGAGCGTGGCAACTTTGACTTCTCCGACCACATGCGGCGCTGGCACGCTGGCCTGGGCCTGGGGGCCGACTGGCACATTTCCTATCACCTGGGTGCCTTCTTCAATTTGGCCTACACGTTCAACGGCATCTTCAAGAGCGACTTTACCACCGTCGAGGAGACGCTTCACCCCATCTACGGCCAGCTGGGCATTACCTACCGGTTGAGATAAAATTTAGATTACTACATATATATATATATAAAGTATTATCAAAGATGAAAAAAAAGTTACTATCGCTTTTCGCTGTTGCCGTGTGCAGCCTCTCGGCTTTGGCCACCGACTACACTGGCACGCTCACCGTCACGGTCAACGGCTCGGCCTCGTCGCAGTCGGCTACAATCACTGTCGACGAGAATGCCGACAACACCTACAATCTTGTTCTCAAGAATTTCGTCCTCAAGAGCGGCGACCAGACTGTTCCTGTGGGAAATATCCAGATCGACAGCCTGGCAGCCGTCACAACCAGTGGCGTGACCATGCTCTACGTCGACAGGTCGATAAAGATCTCTGCCGGCGACGACAGCTCGGTGTCGTCGTGGCTGGGTCCCATGCTGGGCGCAGTGCCCATCAAGATGAGTGCCCGCTTCAACGCTTCCAATTTGATGGTGACCTCTATCGATATCGATATGAAGCAACTGCTGGGCCAGAGCATCGCTGTGCTTTTTGAGAACGTGGGCACACACTTCCAGATGCCCAACGGCGACTTTGAGACCTGGACCAGCGCCACCGCCGAGCCCCGCTACTGGCACAGCTTTGCGAGCGGTTCGGGCTCTTGGGCAGGTTTAGCCCCGGGTAAGATCGCCAGCAGCACCGATGTGCCCTCGGGCATTGGGTCGACCACGAGTGTCGTGGTCACGTCGGGTAAATTTTGGGGCGTCGTGGGCAACGGCACTTTCACCAATGGCCGCATCAATGCCGGCTCAACAACGGCGGCCAACACGGCCAACCATTCAGAGACCTACGGCCCCAATTCCACGACGGCTACCGACAAGAACGGCGACCTCTTTGTCACGCCCATGCATGCCGCCCCCGACTCGCTCACCCTCTGGCTCAAGTTCAGCCAGGCCGAGGCTCAGACTACCTACAAGTATGCCACAGTCAATTGCGTGCTCACCGACGGCACCTCCTATCAAGACCCTGAAGACAAGACCTATACCAACAAGGCTGCCGTGGCCAGCGACAGTAAAATCACTGTCACTGGCTGGAAGCACATGTCGCTGCCCTTCGACTACGATTCCTATGCCAGCAACAACGCCCAGGTCAAGGCTGTGCTGCTCACTATTTCTACCAATGCCACTCCCGGCAAGGGAAGCAGCGGCGACCAGGTGTGGGTCGACAATGTGAAGTTTGTGTACAATGCAGCCCTCTCCAGTCTCAAGTTTAAGGACACTCAGCTCGTGAGTTCGGCTGCCGACACAGCGACCCGGTTCACCATTGCCGACTACGAGGGCGACGCTCCGCAGGCTTCCGACTTTGCAGTCACCGCGGTGGGCAAGAGCGCCGTGGTGGGCAAGCTCGTGCAGGCTACCGACAGTGGCTATGTGGCCACCGTCACAGTGGTCTCGGGCGACTTGATGACCGCCAAGACCTATGTGGTGAACTTTGTGAAAAAGGCTCCTGCCAAGGGCGATCTCAACCAGGATGGCACTGTCGATGTGGCCGATGTTACCTTGCTGGTCAACAAGCTGCTGGGCATTGCCGTGCTCGACGACTCGCAGTGCGACCTCAACCACGACGGCATCGTCGATGTGGCCGACGTCACCACTCTCGTCAATATTATCACTGCTGCTAAATAATCAAAATACAATACTACAATGAAGAAATTTCTAACTCTTGTCGCAGCCCTGTGCTGCGCTGTGGCCGCCATGGCCACCGACTACGACGGCCTGCTCACCGTCGTGGTCAACAACGACACTACCCGGCAAGAGGCCAAAATCAGCCTCACCCAGAGTGCCAACGGCTACAAGTTCAGCCTCAACAATTTTATGCTCAAGGCTGGCGACCAGGTGCTGGGAGTGGGCAACATCGCCCTCGACTCGCTCACGGCAGCCCCGCAGTATGGCTACAAGACCATTGCTGTGAAAAAGAGTGTGAACATCGCTGCAGGCACCGACCCGTCGGTCGAGACATGGGTGGGCCCCATGCTGGGCCCTGTGCCGCTCAACCTCACAGCCAACTTTGTCGACGATGCTCTCGACTTCAGCATCAGCATCTACATGGCCGCCCTTGAGCAGAACGTGAACGTGCACTTCTTCGGCACCGCTCCTGTTGCTGCCAGCGGCGACCTCAACGGCGACGGCGTGACCAATGTGACCGACGTCACTACACTGGTTCAGATGATCCTGAACGCCAAGTAGCGCGCCGCGTTCCCCCACGTCAGTCCAACGGCATTTTCCAGGCCGGCGAAAGCCCTCATTGCTTTCGCCGGCCTTGCTGTTTGCCCTGGGGTGGACAATCTGTCCACAGCCTGGATAAATTTTGTCCACTTTTGTCCACTGTTTTGCCTGCAGGCGGCGCTGGCACGCGCTTTGCACAGTCTACAAGTGAACTTCGCAACGAGGCTCAAGGCCAAGGCGCCAGCTCCGCAGGCGGCCAGGCGGCGAGACGAGAAGCGAGATTCACACATTATATTGTTGAACTTTTTAAAGAATAGGAGATATAAATTATGTTACTGGCTCGTAGAAATTCAGATTGGTTACCCGATGTTTTCAATGACTTCTTTGATACCGACTTTATGCCGCGTGTGAGTGCTACAGCTCCTGCAATCAATGTGATTGAAAAAGACAACGAATATGATGTCGAGCTTGCAGCTCCTGGCATGACTAAAGACGATTTCAAAGTGAGCGTTGATGCCGACAATAATTTGGTTGTCGACCTTGAGAAGAAGACCGAAAAGAAAGAGGACAACAACGATGAGAAGAAAGAGGGCAAGAAGAACGAAGGCCGCTACCTGCGTCGCGAGTTCTGCTACACTCAGTTCCATCAGAGCTTGATCCTGCCCGACGATGTTGAGACCGACAAGATAAGTGCCAACGTCAACAACGGCGTCTTGAAGGTGGTTCTTCCCAAAAAGACGGCTCAAGAAATGAAAAAGAATAACAAAGTAATCAAGATTCACTAAGGTTTTCATGCTTGAGACTGCATTTCGACCCTCGGCCGATCACATTTATTTTCACTTCTCGATTGTGCGAGGCACATGCAGTTGAAGGTTTTGGTTAGGAATTTGGATTATTCAGGTTATAGAAAGCCAGCGACTCCCCAACGAGCCACTGGCTTTCTTTTTTTTGTTTTTGGGGTTTCTCTGGTTTTGGCGGGTAAAAATTTTTCAATTTTTTTCTTTCGGTGGCACAGCGAGTTATGTGCTGTGTGTGAAAAAATGATGAAAAAAAGTGCGGCATAAATTTGCCAGTTCAGAAAATTGGCGTAACTTTGCACTCGCTTTCCGGAAATAACGCCGGTGAGCACAAAAGAAAAGAGAGATCTTTGACACGTTTGCAGTGACAAGTAGTACAAGAGAACAATAGGGACTGTTTATTAGTCCCGTTGATTCCTAAGCAGGTACAACAGAATACTATCAGCTTGACAGCACAATAAGATACAGGACATCCGGAGCGGAGCAGGAAGCAACACTCGTTCGGAGCTGGTTGCCTACAACGATTCTTTTTGAAAGAAGAGAGACAACAAGATAACAACAACGAAGAGTTTGATCCTGGCTCAGGATGAACGCTAGCGACAGGCTTAACACATGCAAGTCGAGGGGCAGCGGGCGAGTGGCAACACTTGCTGTCGGCGACCGGCGCACTGGTGAGTAACACGTATGCAACCTGCCCCCTTCTGGGAGATAACCCATAGAAATGTGGCCTAATATCCCATAGTCGGCCCAGCCGCATGGCCGGGCCGGGAAAGGTGAGCCGGAAGGGGATGGGCATGCGGCGCATTAGCTAGTTGGCGGGGCAGAGGCCCACCAAGGCGACGATGCGTAGGGGTTCTGAGAGGAAGGTCCCCCACATTGGTACTGAGACACGGACCAAACTCCTACGGGAGGCAGCAGTGAGGAATATTGGTCAATGGGCGGGAGCCTGAACCAGCCAAGTCGCGTGAGGGAGGAAGGTCCTACGGATTGTAAACCTCTTTAGCCGGGGAGCAACGTGCGCCACGCGTGGCGCAGTGAGAGTACCCGGAGAATAAGCATCGGCTAACTCCGTGCCAGCAGCCGCGGTAATACGGAGGATGCGAGCGTTATCCGGATTTATTGGGTTTAAAGGGTGCGCAGGCGGCGCGAAAAGTCAGCGGTCAAAGTTCCGGGCTCAACCCGGTGACGCCGTTGAAACTTTCGGGCTGGAGTTCGTGCGAGGGAGGCGGAATGCGTTGTGTAGCGGTGAAATGCATAGATATGACGCAGAACCCCGATTGCGAAGGCAGCTTTCCAGCACGCGACTGACGCTGAGGCACGAAAGCGTGGGGAGCGAACAGGATTAGATACCCTGGTAGTCCACGCGGTAAACGATGAATACTAGCCCTGCGGCGCGATTGAGTGCTGCGGGGCAGAGTGAAAACGTTAAGTATTCCACCTGGGGAGTACGCCGGCAACGGTGAAACTCAAAGGAATTGACGGGGGCCCGCACAAGCGGAGGAACATGTGGTTTAATTCGATGATACGCGAGGAACCTTACCCGGGCTCAAACGGCGGGAGACGCGTCCGGAAACGGGCGTTCCCTTCGGGGCTGCCGCCGAGGTGCTGCATGGTTGTCGTCAGCTCGTGCCGTGAGGTGTCGGCTTAAGTGCCATAACGAGCGCAACCCCCATCTTCAGTTGCCAGCGGGCAAGGCCGGGCACTCTGGAGAGACTGCCAGCGCAAGCTGTGAGGAAGGCGGGGATGACGTCAAATCAGCACGGCCCTTACGTCCGGGGCGACACACGTGTTACAATGGCAGGGTCACAGAGGGAAGCCAGGCGGCGACGCCGAGCCGATCCCGAAAACCTGTCTCAGTTCGGATCGGAGTCTGCAACCCGACTCCGTGAAGCTGGATTCGCTAGTAATCGCGCATCAGCCATGGCGCGGTGAATACGTTCCCGGGCCTTGTACACACCGCCCGTCAAGCCATGGAAGCCTGGAGTGCCTGAAGTTCGTGACCGCGAGGAGCGACCAAGGGTAAGACAGGTAACTGGGGCTAAGTCGTAACAAGGTAGCCGTACCGGAAGGTGCGGCTGGAACACCTCCTTTCTGGAGCCGGCGCCGAACACAACGGTGTCCCGCATCCGCACCGGGGGCTGTCCTGAAGCCGTCGAGCGCTGTGTGCCCGCAAGGGATCAAAAAGGAAGTTCTCAAGAGCGCGACTTGAAGCTGCAAACGCACCGGGGGATTAGCTCAGCTGGCTAGAGCACCTGCTTTGCAAGCAGGGGGTCAACGGTTCGAATCCGTTATTCTCCACGAAAAAAAGAGATCATTGACATGCTGGAAACGCTAAACTTGAAGCAAGATCAAGCGATTTCACCGCGGATTTCATAATCCGCGCTGGAAGCAAAGAGCGAGAATCGAGCGACAACTACAGAGGAGGCCCGCAGCGCCCTGCTGACGCAGGCAAGCGGGTCCCGGTTCTG
This window contains:
- a CDS encoding PCMD domain-containing protein yields the protein MKGKSLALTLGVCSLLLLSSCIKDEPLNAECDIEQVVIHCPDASTVFYSLADTSQTVLYTDSTIVFNVRRNADLKQVTPEFKVTPGATVESLGGTPDFETDSLARYRVTSQDGNWHRYYTLRFNRVARTVSDTVCFDFENYELEAKSRKYYVWHNVLGLDWACGNGGFKLSMPSARPEAYPTVPVPDGYDGAAVKLTTLSTGAFGAMAGKRIAAGNLFLGTFDVENALKDALSATRFGVPFDKKPVKVTGYYKYTPGPTFQDKSGGAIAGRVDSASVYAVFYLNHDASGKAVMLNGANVTSSSSIVGFARLNPVTPTSEWTYFEMVFKFNKDIDYQLLDNMGYNLTIVFSSSVLGDQFMGAIGSELQVDKVRLICTKEE
- a CDS encoding porin family protein; the encoded protein is MMTMKSVVLAILLLLVASTSARGEDFLHRGILKGTEYYGFAGYEVGGSAPTSMPASIRGVNKLSLTPNLIAGFQMEKPLTGRIGLQLGLQFENKGMTVDSRVKNYHVAVERGGETLEGQFTGNVNVHATEWMFTVPLMATYKVGKVHLKAGPYVSYLTSCDFHGWAYNGYLREGDPTGAKVQLGETEAERGNFDFSDHMRRWHAGLGLGADWHISYHLGAFFNLAYTFNGIFKSDFTTVEETLHPIYGQLGITYRLR
- a CDS encoding calycin-like domain-containing protein, whose translation is MKKKLLSLFAVAVCSLSALATDYTGTLTVTVNGSASSQSATITVDENADNTYNLVLKNFVLKSGDQTVPVGNIQIDSLAAVTTSGVTMLYVDRSIKISAGDDSSVSSWLGPMLGAVPIKMSARFNASNLMVTSIDIDMKQLLGQSIAVLFENVGTHFQMPNGDFETWTSATAEPRYWHSFASGSGSWAGLAPGKIASSTDVPSGIGSTTSVVVTSGKFWGVVGNGTFTNGRINAGSTTAANTANHSETYGPNSTTATDKNGDLFVTPMHAAPDSLTLWLKFSQAEAQTTYKYATVNCVLTDGTSYQDPEDKTYTNKAAVASDSKITVTGWKHMSLPFDYDSYASNNAQVKAVLLTISTNATPGKGSSGDQVWVDNVKFVYNAALSSLKFKDTQLVSSAADTATRFTIADYEGDAPQASDFAVTAVGKSAVVGKLVQATDSGYVATVTVVSGDLMTAKTYVVNFVKKAPAKGDLNQDGTVDVADVTLLVNKLLGIAVLDDSQCDLNHDGIVDVADVTTLVNIITAAK
- a CDS encoding calycin-like domain-containing protein; amino-acid sequence: MKKFLTLVAALCCAVAAMATDYDGLLTVVVNNDTTRQEAKISLTQSANGYKFSLNNFMLKAGDQVLGVGNIALDSLTAAPQYGYKTIAVKKSVNIAAGTDPSVETWVGPMLGPVPLNLTANFVDDALDFSISIYMAALEQNVNVHFFGTAPVAASGDLNGDGVTNVTDVTTLVQMILNAK
- a CDS encoding Hsp20/alpha crystallin family protein — translated: MLLARRNSDWLPDVFNDFFDTDFMPRVSATAPAINVIEKDNEYDVELAAPGMTKDDFKVSVDADNNLVVDLEKKTEKKEDNNDEKKEGKKNEGRYLRREFCYTQFHQSLILPDDVETDKISANVNNGVLKVVLPKKTAQEMKKNNKVIKIH